The window GCGGATATCCCGGCCATGAACGCGCCGCCGACCAGAAAGGCGGCCGTGATGGTGTGGAAGAACTGGGTGAGCGCGGTGTTCTGGGTCAGCACGAGCCAGAAGTCGGTGAGCTCGGCCCGGCCCCGCTCCTCGTCGATGCGGTATCCGACGGGATGCTGCATCCAGGAATTGGCCGCCAGGATGAAATAGGCGGACAGGACGGTGCCCATGGACACCATCCAGATGCAGGCCAGGTGGATCTTCTTCGGCAGTTTGTCCCAGCCGAAGATCCACAGACCGATGAAGGTCGACTCGAAGAAGAAGGCGATCAGCGCTTCGAAGGCGAGGGGGGCTCCGAAGACGTCCCCGACGAATCGCGAGTAGTCGGACCAGTTCATGCCGAACTGGAACTCCTGGACGATGCCGGTGACGACACCCATCGCGATATTGATCAAGAAAAGCTTTCCCCAGAATTTCGTGGCCCTGAGGTACTTCTCCTTCTCGGTGCGCACCCATGCGGTCTGCAGGCCGGCCGTGAGCGCGGCGAGGGAGATCGTCAGGGGTACGAAGAGGAAGTGATAGACGGTGGTGATGCCGAACTGCCATCGCGCCAGAGTCTCCGGCGCCAAAGCTAGGTCCACGTCCTCGTCTCCTTCGCGTCGCCGTGGTCACGCGGCACTCTGCCTGGTGTGCCCCACCCAATACGGGAGCAAGTAGGACACGCTTGTGAACGCGTTCACATTCACAAGCATTATGTCGCACCACTCTCGGCCACCTTCGGGCGGGGTACCCCTCTAGCCAATTGATTCAACAGATTGTTGAATCAGGCTCATGCAGATTCGAATCTCCTGGCCTGCGGGCCAGCTCACCGCAACCCTCGACGAGACCCCGACCAGCAAGGCGCTGGCCGAGGCCCTTCCGATCTCCGCCTCCGCGAATACGTGGGGCGAGGAGGTCTACTTCGACACGGGCGTCTCCGTCGCCCTGGAGGACGACGCCCGGCAGGTCGTCGAGCCCGGCACGGTCGCGTTCTGGACCGAGGGCGACGCCCTCGCACTGCCCTACGGCCCCACGCCGATCTCGCGCGGAGGCGAGAGCCGCCTCGCGAGCCCGTGCAACGTGCTCGGCTCGTTCGACGGCGACCCCCGCCTGCTCTCCACCGTCCGCGACGGCGATCCCGTCCGCGTGGAGCTCGCCTGAGCGAGCCCCGGCACCTCTAGAGCCCCTTGAAGAACGCCTCGGCCGTGTGCAGGAAGAGGTCGTTCGCCTCGGTTTCACCGATCGTGACCCGCAGGCCCTCGCCCGCGAAGGGCCGGACCACCACACCGGCCTTGTCGCAGGCCTCCGCGAACTCGACGGTCCGCTCCCCCAGCCGCAGCCACACGAAGTTCGCCTGCGTGTCCGGGACGGTCCAGCCCTGCGCGACCAGCGTCTCGTGGACCCGGGTGCGCTCGCTCACCAGCGCCCCGACACGGCCCATCAGCTCGTCCTCGGCGCGCAGCGAGGCCACCGCCGCGTCCTGCGCCAGCTGGCTGACGCCGAAGGGCACGGCCGTCTTGCGCAGCGCCGCCGCCACCGGCTCGTGCGCCACCGCGAAGCCGACCCGCAGGCCGGCGAGCCCGTACGCCTTGGAGAACGTACGCAGCACGGCGACGTTGGGGCGGTCGCGGTAGAGCTCGATGCCGTCCGGCACGTCCGCATCGCGCACGAACTCGCGGTACGCCTCGTCCAGGACGACCAGGATGTCCGAGGGCACCCGGTCCAGGAAGCGCTCCAGCTCGGCGCGGCGCACGGCCGTGCCGGTGGGGTTGTTCGGGTTGCAGACGAAAATCAGCCGGGTCCGGTCGGTGATCGCCGCGGCCATCGCGTCCAGGTCGTGCACATCGCCGTCGGTCAGCGGGACCTGCACCGAGGTCGCACCCGAGATCTGCGTGAGGATCGGGTACGCCTCGAAGGACCGCCAGGCGTAGATCACCTCGTCGCCCGGGCCCGCCGCCGACTGGATCAGCGACTGGGCCACACCGACCGAGCCGGTGCCCGTGGCGATGTGCTCGACCGGCACGCCGAAGCGCTCGGCGAGCTCGTTCACCAGGCCGGTGCAGGCCATGTCGGGGTACCGGTTGAAGTTCCCGGCCGCCGCGACGGCGGTCTCCAGCACGCCCGAGAGCGGCGGGTACGGGTTCTCGTTCGAGGACAGCTTGTACGCGACAGGCCCTCCCGCGGCAGCCGGCTTGCCGGGCTTGTATGTCGGAATGCCGTCCAGCTCGGCGCGCAGCTTCGGGCTCTTCTCGCTCACCGC is drawn from Streptomyces sp. NBC_01232 and contains these coding sequences:
- a CDS encoding cyclophilin-like fold protein, producing MQIRISWPAGQLTATLDETPTSKALAEALPISASANTWGEEVYFDTGVSVALEDDARQVVEPGTVAFWTEGDALALPYGPTPISRGGESRLASPCNVLGSFDGDPRLLSTVRDGDPVRVELA
- the hisC gene encoding histidinol-phosphate transaminase, which encodes MSEKSPKLRAELDGIPTYKPGKPAAAGGPVAYKLSSNENPYPPLSGVLETAVAAAGNFNRYPDMACTGLVNELAERFGVPVEHIATGTGSVGVAQSLIQSAAGPGDEVIYAWRSFEAYPILTQISGATSVQVPLTDGDVHDLDAMAAAITDRTRLIFVCNPNNPTGTAVRRAELERFLDRVPSDILVVLDEAYREFVRDADVPDGIELYRDRPNVAVLRTFSKAYGLAGLRVGFAVAHEPVAAALRKTAVPFGVSQLAQDAAVASLRAEDELMGRVGALVSERTRVHETLVAQGWTVPDTQANFVWLRLGERTVEFAEACDKAGVVVRPFAGEGLRVTIGETEANDLFLHTAEAFFKGL